Proteins encoded in a region of the Paenibacillus sp. W2I17 genome:
- a CDS encoding ABC transporter permease: MGSFGNLILNENMKIFRRPRTWIMLAILALISLLMPVLLREGMGSNEVLYWEAAVTTIQITFFLNTIFCVVIAAESVAGEFTWGTIKLLLIRPWSRSKVLASKYLTVVGFSIVSTLLIIAMAMLTSYILFSHDAPGGSSSPATNALTLWGYLYVDLFITLAIAFMVSSVFRSGALAIGLSLFIMFSQSIFSLIFNPVRYEWAKYVLFNNMDLSKYMTSGADFALMGGPSAGMTLGFSIAVLAVYYVIFMVISWVVFSKRDVAG, translated from the coding sequence TTGGGTAGTTTTGGTAATCTGATATTGAATGAGAATATGAAAATTTTCCGTCGTCCCCGTACCTGGATCATGTTAGCGATTCTGGCGCTGATCTCGCTATTAATGCCAGTGTTACTGCGAGAAGGCATGGGGTCCAATGAAGTTTTGTACTGGGAAGCGGCTGTAACGACCATCCAGATTACGTTTTTCCTGAACACGATCTTCTGTGTTGTGATTGCAGCGGAATCGGTCGCGGGCGAATTTACCTGGGGAACCATTAAGCTATTGCTGATCCGTCCATGGTCACGAAGCAAAGTTCTTGCTTCCAAATATCTGACCGTAGTTGGCTTCAGTATTGTCAGTACATTGCTGATCATCGCGATGGCCATGCTAACGTCTTATATCCTTTTCTCGCATGATGCTCCGGGAGGAAGCAGTAGTCCGGCTACGAATGCTCTGACGTTATGGGGATATTTGTACGTTGATCTGTTCATCACACTTGCGATTGCCTTTATGGTGTCCTCCGTATTTCGTTCAGGTGCACTTGCGATTGGATTATCCCTGTTCATTATGTTCTCACAGAGTATTTTCTCACTCATATTCAATCCGGTCCGTTATGAGTGGGCCAAGTATGTTCTATTCAACAACATGGATCTTAGCAAATACATGACCTCCGGGGCGGATTTTGCGCTAATGGGTGGTCCAAGTGCAGGAATGACACTGGGTTTCTCCATTGCAGTTCTGGCGGTGTATTACGTTATTTTCATGGTGATTTCCTGGGTTGTATTTAGCAAAAGAGATGTGGCAGGCTAA
- a CDS encoding lipopolysaccharide biosynthesis protein — MAQVALRKVFRGNGLMSAIFQTSGTNLLVMTLTMLSSILTSRMFGVEGKGAFSAILFWPALLTGLVGFGLPTSIIYNIKQSATEKSAQYVRLSFLFQVPVCIIIGIVAWFGLPFWLSSFPPEVVQISRWYTIATVPVLIVINLISALSQSREKFAVYNGIRLMIPLFNVGGLFVLWGLGMLSIQLAAAIYFVTSFSVVAWAIYANRNELRLRWFKDRVDQSSAKKLFGYGSRVYGVELLGTLYTQFDKIIILALLTPRDFGLYSVVFALSRIYNAVQTAISNVVFPKVTGLPQEQIIRTVGRAFRISLMVMMIIVIPTMFVGNYLMGLLFGSEFLEASVAFYILAVECIIGGGSWILASAFNALGRPGLVMIRQLIALSVTVALFFVFTPLWGLNGIAIALLIGSIVRMVVTVAAMKIVFKVKFAAMFYDKEDIPFLYERLNKKRRRVTQGGDGDAGH; from the coding sequence ATGGCGCAAGTTGCACTTCGCAAAGTATTCAGAGGAAACGGCTTAATGAGTGCCATATTTCAGACAAGTGGAACCAATCTGCTGGTCATGACACTGACGATGTTGTCTTCCATTTTGACGTCACGCATGTTCGGGGTAGAGGGAAAGGGCGCATTCTCGGCCATCCTGTTCTGGCCAGCGCTCTTAACCGGATTGGTCGGATTTGGACTACCAACTTCTATCATTTATAACATCAAACAGAGCGCAACCGAGAAGAGTGCGCAGTATGTTCGGTTAAGCTTTCTTTTTCAAGTTCCGGTGTGCATCATCATTGGCATTGTGGCCTGGTTTGGATTGCCTTTCTGGCTCTCCAGCTTTCCGCCGGAGGTCGTGCAGATATCCAGATGGTATACGATTGCTACCGTTCCTGTACTTATTGTCATCAATCTCATATCAGCCCTCTCGCAGAGTCGGGAGAAATTCGCTGTATATAATGGTATCCGGTTAATGATCCCCCTGTTTAATGTAGGCGGGCTTTTTGTGTTATGGGGCCTGGGCATGCTGAGCATTCAGCTCGCGGCTGCGATCTATTTTGTAACCAGCTTCTCAGTGGTGGCGTGGGCTATCTATGCGAACCGTAATGAATTAAGACTGAGATGGTTCAAGGATCGGGTGGACCAGAGTTCGGCCAAGAAACTTTTTGGTTATGGCAGCAGGGTGTATGGTGTTGAATTGTTAGGAACGCTGTATACCCAATTTGATAAAATCATTATTTTGGCTTTGCTCACCCCGCGTGATTTTGGACTGTATTCCGTCGTATTTGCGTTATCCCGAATCTACAATGCGGTTCAGACGGCGATTAGCAATGTTGTTTTTCCAAAAGTGACCGGATTACCCCAAGAGCAGATTATTCGAACGGTCGGCAGAGCTTTCCGCATCTCGCTCATGGTCATGATGATCATTGTAATACCCACTATGTTTGTGGGGAACTACCTGATGGGTCTTCTGTTTGGCTCCGAATTTTTGGAAGCGAGCGTTGCATTTTATATTTTGGCTGTGGAATGCATCATTGGTGGAGGCTCCTGGATTCTGGCATCCGCATTTAATGCACTTGGTCGGCCAGGACTTGTAATGATCAGACAGCTCATTGCACTCTCGGTGACGGTGGCTTTGTTCTTTGTATTCACCCCGCTGTGGGGGCTCAACGGAATTGCGATTGCCTTATTGATCGGATCCATTGTACGAATGGTGGTTACTGTCGCCGCGATGAAGATTGTATTTAAGGTGAAGTTTGCCGCCATGTTCTATGACAAGGAAGATATACCGTTTCTCTATGAACGGTTAAACAAAAAAAGAAGAAGAGTCACCCAAGGAGGAGATGGAGATGCTGGGCACTAA
- a CDS encoding sugar phosphate nucleotidyltransferase, which produces MRSILLSGGSGKRLWPLSNDSRSKQFLKVLHGPEGNPESMVQRVWRQLNHAGLASEALIATSLPQVEILTSQLGDDVRLVVEPERRDTFPAIALAASYLYSVESVSLNETIAVLPVDPFVEKEFFEVLATLPEMLDKSGADLALMGVVPTYPSEKYGYIIPQSLSSSENNNEYVNVAKFQEKPCESDAVLMIEQAALWNCGVFAFKLGYLINLLIEMELPIQYDEMLKQYGRLNKISFDYQVVEKANQIIAIPYNGFWKDLGTWNTLTEEMGSSVVGKGWITGDSLNTHLVNELNIPVAILGLSDVVVAVSPDGILVSDKEASPRIKEILKNEDQRPMYEERRWGCYRVLDYTRNEAGGEVLTKRICISAGKNLSYQYHLLRNEVWTVVSGTGELILDGQSRMIGQGDTVIIDRSMLHSVRAVTELEIIEVQIGSQLIEEDIVRVSTEWQDIVQTYVKHA; this is translated from the coding sequence ATGAGAAGCATTCTGTTATCCGGTGGTTCTGGCAAGCGTCTCTGGCCGTTATCCAACGATTCCAGATCCAAGCAATTTCTTAAAGTTCTTCATGGGCCAGAGGGAAATCCGGAATCCATGGTACAGCGGGTATGGCGACAGCTGAATCATGCCGGACTTGCATCAGAGGCACTTATTGCGACCAGTTTGCCACAGGTGGAGATTCTGACTTCTCAGCTGGGAGACGATGTGAGACTGGTTGTGGAACCCGAGCGCAGAGATACGTTTCCTGCGATTGCGCTGGCAGCCTCCTATCTGTATTCCGTAGAGAGTGTGAGTCTGAATGAGACAATTGCAGTGTTGCCTGTAGATCCCTTTGTTGAAAAAGAATTCTTCGAAGTGCTGGCAACCTTACCGGAGATGCTTGATAAGTCTGGTGCTGATCTGGCCTTGATGGGAGTTGTGCCGACGTACCCGTCAGAAAAGTACGGATACATCATTCCGCAATCCCTATCTTCCAGTGAAAATAACAATGAATACGTGAATGTAGCGAAGTTCCAGGAGAAACCCTGCGAATCCGATGCGGTCCTCATGATTGAGCAGGCCGCATTATGGAATTGCGGGGTTTTTGCTTTTAAGCTTGGTTATTTGATTAATCTGCTCATTGAGATGGAACTGCCGATCCAGTATGACGAAATGCTGAAGCAATACGGAAGATTGAACAAGATCAGCTTTGATTACCAGGTTGTCGAGAAGGCTAATCAGATTATCGCTATTCCGTATAACGGCTTCTGGAAAGATCTAGGCACGTGGAACACACTCACGGAAGAGATGGGAAGCTCGGTGGTAGGAAAAGGGTGGATTACGGGAGATTCCCTGAATACCCACCTGGTCAATGAATTGAACATTCCGGTTGCCATATTGGGCTTGTCGGATGTAGTGGTCGCCGTGAGTCCGGATGGCATTCTCGTCAGTGACAAAGAAGCCAGCCCACGTATCAAGGAAATCTTGAAGAATGAAGATCAACGCCCCATGTATGAGGAGCGTAGGTGGGGTTGCTACCGGGTTCTGGATTACACAAGAAACGAAGCTGGCGGTGAGGTTCTCACCAAACGAATCTGCATCAGTGCCGGGAAAAACCTGAGTTATCAATACCATTTGCTTCGCAATGAGGTATGGACGGTTGTATCGGGAACAGGGGAATTGATTCTGGATGGGCAGAGCCGAATGATCGGGCAAGGAGATACGGTGATCATTGACCGGAGTATGCTTCATTCCGTCAGAGCCGTTACGGAACTGGAGATCATTGAAGTACAGATCGGTAGCCAGCTGATTGAGGAAGATATCGTTAGAGTGTCTACCGAATGGCAGGACATTGTTCAGACATATGTGAAGCACGCGTAA
- a CDS encoding ABC transporter ATP-binding protein, with protein sequence MQQEPVVRIQGVSKIISSRSLVSDLTLDISPGQVFGFLGPNGAGKTTTIRMMVGLMSISKGDIFISGHSVKNEFEKAVAQVGAIVENPEMYKFLTGYQNLVHFARMSPGVTKERIAETIERVGLTARIHDKVKTYSLGMRQRLGVAQAILHKPKLLVLDEPTNGLDPQGIRELRDYLRQLTQEEGITVFVSSHLLSEMELMCDTVAIIQNGKLIDVRNLRAEAGSDALIEVAFELNDADRAADLIQGATVQGNVLVARVSREQIPDINAKLVSEGFQVYGIRNVTHTLEEQFLQVTGGGGIG encoded by the coding sequence ATGCAGCAGGAGCCGGTCGTCCGGATTCAGGGCGTCAGCAAAATCATATCCTCCCGATCATTGGTCAGCGACCTGACTCTGGATATTTCTCCGGGGCAGGTTTTTGGTTTTTTAGGACCTAATGGCGCGGGGAAAACAACAACGATTCGGATGATGGTTGGATTGATGTCCATCAGTAAAGGTGACATTTTCATCTCGGGACACAGTGTGAAGAATGAATTTGAAAAAGCGGTAGCCCAGGTAGGAGCTATTGTGGAAAATCCGGAAATGTACAAGTTTCTGACCGGGTACCAGAATCTCGTTCACTTTGCCCGCATGTCGCCGGGAGTTACGAAAGAACGTATTGCGGAAACGATTGAACGTGTGGGGCTTACGGCCCGTATTCACGATAAGGTCAAAACCTATTCACTGGGCATGCGCCAGCGTCTGGGTGTCGCGCAAGCGATATTACATAAACCGAAGCTGCTTGTACTGGATGAGCCGACCAATGGTTTGGACCCGCAGGGTATACGGGAACTGAGAGATTATTTGCGTCAGCTCACCCAAGAGGAAGGTATTACGGTCTTTGTATCCAGTCATTTATTGTCGGAGATGGAGCTGATGTGTGATACGGTGGCCATCATCCAGAATGGCAAGTTGATTGATGTAAGAAACCTTCGGGCTGAAGCCGGTTCGGATGCATTAATCGAAGTTGCTTTTGAGCTGAATGATGCTGACCGCGCTGCGGATCTGATTCAGGGTGCTACCGTACAGGGCAATGTCCTGGTGGCACGTGTGTCTCGTGAGCAGATTCCGGATATCAATGCCAAGCTGGTTAGCGAAGGGTTTCAGGTATACGGTATTCGTAACGTGACTCACACCCTGGAAGAACAATTCTTGCAAGTCACTGGGGGTGGAGGCATTGGGTAG
- a CDS encoding polysaccharide pyruvyl transferase family protein translates to MLGTNNIHPMEELKGHLRQILKVIPPRTEIYYLDYPVHSNGGDLLIMKGTEAFFRDNDIHVRARYSILDCPLSLKVPEGITIVLHGGGNFGDLYPAHQKLRERMIAQHPNHRIVILPQTMFYKSDIELKKTAQVFNRHKDVHFFVRDTLSYEIASKEFQQTNVYLSPDMAHQLWPLKSKSKPTAEMLYFFRKDIEKTQNQVHYESVSGPKATFKDWETLYNRVDRKIIRMITSRLKSGKGSSFARWLWYKYSDRMVHTAIKEFNQYRTITTSRLHGHILACLLDQPNILLDNSYGKNSNYYAAWTKSNPAGRLESNQTSTYNKPTETGKGASTVVLSDGAAL, encoded by the coding sequence ATGCTGGGCACTAACAATATTCATCCAATGGAAGAGTTGAAGGGACATTTACGTCAGATTTTGAAGGTCATTCCACCGCGTACCGAAATCTATTATTTGGATTACCCGGTGCATAGCAATGGTGGCGACTTGTTGATTATGAAAGGTACTGAGGCTTTCTTCCGGGACAATGATATTCATGTACGTGCCAGATACAGCATTCTGGATTGCCCTTTGTCCCTCAAGGTACCGGAAGGTATCACGATTGTGTTGCACGGGGGAGGTAACTTTGGTGATCTGTACCCTGCCCATCAGAAATTGAGAGAGCGCATGATTGCCCAGCATCCGAATCACCGGATTGTCATTCTGCCACAGACGATGTTTTATAAGAGTGATATTGAATTGAAAAAGACAGCCCAAGTATTCAATCGTCATAAGGATGTACACTTTTTTGTCCGGGATACCTTATCTTATGAGATAGCCAGTAAAGAATTTCAACAAACCAATGTGTATCTATCTCCGGATATGGCGCATCAGTTGTGGCCTCTTAAGTCCAAGAGCAAGCCTACCGCAGAGATGTTGTATTTCTTCCGGAAAGACATTGAGAAAACTCAGAATCAGGTGCATTACGAATCCGTCAGTGGACCTAAGGCCACGTTTAAAGACTGGGAGACATTGTACAACCGGGTAGACCGGAAGATCATTCGCATGATTACGTCCCGGTTAAAGTCAGGGAAGGGTAGCTCTTTTGCCCGCTGGTTGTGGTACAAATACTCTGATCGGATGGTACATACGGCCATTAAGGAATTCAATCAATACCGAACCATCACGACATCCCGTCTGCATGGACATATTCTGGCCTGTCTCCTGGATCAACCGAACATCCTGCTGGATAATTCATACGGCAAGAACTCGAATTATTATGCAGCTTGGACCAAGAGCAATCCGGCAGGCAGACTGGAGTCCAATCAGACCAGCACATATAACAAGCCAACCGAGACCGGCAAGGGAGCAAGTACGGTTGTGCTGTCGGATGGTGCAGCCCTATGA
- a CDS encoding UDP-glucose/GDP-mannose dehydrogenase family protein, giving the protein MNITVIGTGYVGLVSGVCFSELGNNVICVDNNVEKVNMLTDGHVPIYEPGLKDIMNANMKAGRLSFTTNIQEAISRSDIIIIAVGTPSLPNGEANLSFIELVAREIGSYMDNYKIIMTKSTVPVGTNDRIQEWISSLTNHPFDMASVPEFLREGTAVQDTLYPDRIVIGTHSERAVATLKELHQPLTDQIIVTDIRSAEMIKYASNAFLATKISFINEISNICEKVGADVSRVAEGMGYDRRIGASFLKAGIGYGGSCFPKDTQALIQIAGNVDYDFKLLKSVVEVNKDQRFNVIRKLEDALGSLEGKEIAIWGLAFKPDTDDVRDAPAIEIIQRLLEQGAVIRAYDPIATENFRKEVDSPSITWEERAMKAAEGADALCVLTEWKEFMEVNLTDLAAHMNQPILIDGRNIYGEDQIKDTSFQYYSVGRPGLTNIDGRKTAVI; this is encoded by the coding sequence ATGAATATTACGGTGATTGGCACAGGGTATGTGGGTTTGGTATCGGGCGTATGTTTTTCGGAACTGGGAAATAACGTGATCTGTGTCGACAACAATGTGGAAAAAGTGAATATGTTAACGGACGGTCATGTTCCGATCTATGAACCGGGTCTGAAAGATATCATGAATGCCAATATGAAAGCAGGAAGGCTGTCCTTCACCACCAACATTCAGGAAGCTATCAGTCGTTCGGATATCATCATTATCGCGGTGGGTACGCCATCCCTGCCTAATGGCGAAGCAAATCTGAGCTTTATTGAACTTGTCGCGCGAGAAATAGGTTCTTATATGGATAATTATAAAATAATAATGACTAAAAGCACTGTTCCTGTCGGAACCAACGATCGTATTCAGGAATGGATCAGCAGTTTGACGAATCATCCATTCGACATGGCATCGGTACCGGAGTTCCTGCGAGAAGGTACCGCTGTCCAGGATACGCTCTATCCTGACCGGATAGTCATTGGGACACATAGTGAGCGGGCAGTCGCCACGTTGAAAGAGCTGCATCAGCCATTAACCGATCAGATTATTGTTACGGATATTCGCTCGGCCGAAATGATTAAATATGCATCCAACGCTTTCCTGGCAACCAAGATCTCATTTATCAACGAAATTTCTAACATCTGTGAAAAAGTAGGAGCAGATGTCAGCCGCGTTGCCGAAGGCATGGGCTATGACAGACGAATCGGTGCCTCCTTTCTCAAGGCAGGCATTGGTTACGGAGGTTCCTGTTTCCCTAAGGATACACAGGCTCTGATTCAAATTGCAGGTAATGTGGATTATGACTTCAAACTGCTGAAGTCCGTGGTGGAAGTGAACAAAGATCAACGCTTCAACGTCATTCGTAAACTGGAAGACGCACTAGGCTCACTCGAAGGGAAGGAGATTGCCATCTGGGGGCTTGCTTTCAAACCGGATACCGATGACGTTCGTGATGCTCCGGCGATTGAGATCATTCAGCGTTTGCTTGAGCAGGGTGCAGTGATTCGGGCGTATGACCCCATCGCTACCGAGAACTTCCGCAAAGAGGTGGATTCCCCATCCATTACGTGGGAAGAGCGTGCCATGAAAGCGGCGGAAGGTGCTGATGCACTCTGTGTTCTGACGGAATGGAAAGAGTTCATGGAGGTTAATCTGACTGATTTGGCAGCGCATATGAATCAACCCATCCTGATTGATGGAAGAAACATCTACGGAGAAGATCAGATTAAAGATACGTCCTTCCAATACTACTCCGTTGGTCGTCCAGGTCTAACCAATATCGATGGTAGAAAAACGGCAGTCATCTAA
- a CDS encoding VanZ family protein codes for MKVVKIKMMEEGSGRTRQKHVRRTYGFLIALLLIVIWILVIWSMSTQSSQQQDIQPWLHKWSQKLHIGFTLPDVQFTYGEYEYSLKQRPYDFAEFIFRKSAHLFVYAVLAVLVYGGLRYRRTSLVTSIVSALAVVFVIASIDEYIQQFSPDRTSSIRDVGVDLLGGCCGIAIYAGLQSIIRRIRKRKRTSIHSE; via the coding sequence ATGAAAGTGGTGAAGATCAAAATGATGGAGGAGGGCTCCGGGCGCACGAGACAAAAGCATGTACGAAGAACGTACGGATTTCTCATTGCTCTGTTGTTGATTGTGATCTGGATTCTGGTCATCTGGTCCATGTCCACGCAATCCTCTCAACAGCAAGACATTCAGCCTTGGCTTCATAAATGGTCCCAAAAATTGCACATCGGTTTTACACTTCCTGATGTGCAATTCACTTACGGGGAATATGAGTATTCGCTGAAGCAGAGGCCGTATGATTTTGCAGAGTTCATCTTTCGCAAGAGTGCGCATTTATTTGTATACGCTGTGCTCGCCGTGCTTGTCTATGGCGGGCTGCGGTACAGAAGAACATCCCTTGTAACCAGTATCGTTTCTGCTCTGGCTGTGGTGTTTGTTATAGCCTCCATTGATGAGTATATTCAACAGTTCAGCCCGGACCGGACAAGCTCGATACGTGATGTTGGAGTAGACTTGCTCGGCGGCTGCTGTGGGATTGCCATATATGCAGGACTTCAGTCCATTATCCGAAGGATCAGAAAAAGAAAGCGTACTTCCATTCACAGCGAGTGA
- a CDS encoding GntR family transcriptional regulator, producing the protein MIIQLDMQSELPIYSQLVYQIIEGIASGELQLGEALPSVRNLAADIGVNLHTVNKAYTLLKQDGYILVHRQKGVVVNPDGMPGLTDDFLKKQQRELRPIIAEAICRGMTKEELSAVLDQMYDDVKMGHNKE; encoded by the coding sequence TTGATTATTCAACTGGATATGCAATCCGAACTTCCCATCTATTCGCAACTTGTTTATCAAATTATTGAAGGTATTGCTAGTGGTGAGTTACAGCTAGGTGAGGCGTTACCTTCGGTTCGGAATTTGGCCGCAGATATCGGTGTTAACCTTCACACCGTCAATAAGGCTTATACACTACTCAAGCAAGATGGATACATTCTGGTTCATAGACAAAAGGGAGTTGTAGTGAACCCTGATGGAATGCCTGGTTTAACGGATGATTTTTTGAAAAAGCAACAAAGAGAATTAAGACCGATTATTGCGGAAGCGATATGTCGGGGAATGACCAAAGAGGAACTATCTGCGGTGTTAGACCAAATGTATGATGATGTAAAGATGGGTCACAACAAAGAATAA
- a CDS encoding glycosyltransferase, with protein MMKVTVAICTYNRAQDAVEAIRSAIQQNYASSDYEIILIDNNSKDNTREIVLQTILQHENHSIRYVLEEKQGLSVARNRAIHEARGEYILFLDDDAFACRDWIHQIVSVFEMNENIGCVGGKIDPIWEVPEPMWIPPENRSLFTILDFADEVTEMKSPYIPFGANVAFRLSVFDQLAPFREDLGRVGNNLLSSEESELIARIRTKFKVYYTPYGAVQHKVAKERTTKNWFLRRIYWQGVSDAIRDQDRGVVRTAKHGIKLAQGITTSLIYIYNADRFTRQLAKVCYRNGMIVGSLRQNSKG; from the coding sequence ATGATGAAAGTAACCGTCGCGATCTGTACGTATAACCGTGCACAGGATGCGGTAGAGGCCATACGAAGTGCGATACAACAGAATTACGCAAGCAGCGACTATGAGATCATACTCATTGATAACAATTCGAAAGACAACACACGGGAAATCGTGCTCCAGACCATCTTGCAGCATGAGAACCATTCGATCCGGTATGTATTGGAAGAAAAGCAAGGCTTGTCTGTCGCCCGTAACCGGGCCATTCACGAGGCGCGCGGCGAGTATATCCTGTTCCTTGACGATGATGCTTTTGCTTGCAGGGATTGGATTCACCAGATCGTTAGCGTGTTTGAGATGAATGAAAATATCGGTTGTGTCGGAGGCAAGATTGATCCGATCTGGGAAGTGCCTGAGCCAATGTGGATTCCACCGGAGAACAGGTCACTGTTCACCATTCTGGATTTTGCAGATGAAGTCACTGAAATGAAAAGTCCTTATATTCCATTTGGTGCAAATGTGGCTTTTCGTTTATCTGTCTTTGATCAACTGGCTCCCTTCCGTGAAGATCTTGGAAGAGTGGGGAACAACCTCCTCTCCAGCGAAGAGAGTGAGTTGATTGCAAGAATACGGACAAAGTTCAAGGTATATTACACGCCGTACGGCGCGGTACAACATAAAGTAGCCAAAGAGCGAACGACAAAGAACTGGTTTCTGCGCCGAATCTATTGGCAAGGTGTGAGTGATGCCATTCGTGATCAGGATCGTGGTGTTGTGCGTACGGCCAAACATGGCATCAAGCTTGCACAGGGGATCACAACCTCACTGATCTACATTTATAATGCAGATCGGTTCACACGTCAGCTTGCCAAAGTATGTTACCGAAACGGCATGATTGTTGGGTCGCTTCGTCAAAACAGTAAGGGATGA
- a CDS encoding LCP family protein: protein MRRGIKITLGAISLVAVVMIGYSVYLYSHVKSAADQMYEPREPIKQVSIVDQRGGGDFPVDMENEEPFNALILGVDERSNDRGRSDTMIVLSVNPAKQSALMFNIPRDTRTNIVGHGTEDKINHAYAFGGVNMSVQTVEQLLNVPIHYYMKVNMEGFAQVIDMVGGVNVNNPFAFDYEGYRFEQGNIHLDGEAALGFSRMRYDDPKGDLGRNDRQREIIKQVLKNTVQVSNVLQLETLLDEVSAHVRTDVTFDEMKQMFSNYRSVLDHIESVEIKGTGKKIDGVYYYIVEQSERDRIHQMIEEHSK, encoded by the coding sequence ATGAGACGCGGGATCAAAATAACATTAGGTGCCATTTCCCTTGTTGCAGTTGTCATGATTGGATATTCTGTGTATCTGTATTCGCATGTTAAATCAGCGGCGGATCAAATGTATGAACCCCGGGAACCCATCAAGCAGGTATCTATTGTCGACCAGCGGGGTGGGGGAGATTTCCCTGTGGACATGGAGAATGAAGAACCTTTTAATGCTTTGATTCTGGGTGTGGATGAACGTTCCAATGATCGGGGGCGCTCCGACACCATGATTGTATTAAGTGTTAATCCTGCGAAACAATCCGCACTTATGTTTAACATTCCCCGAGATACCAGAACGAATATTGTTGGTCACGGCACGGAGGATAAGATCAACCATGCCTATGCTTTTGGGGGCGTTAACATGTCTGTGCAGACCGTGGAACAATTGCTCAACGTTCCCATACATTACTACATGAAAGTGAACATGGAGGGCTTTGCACAAGTCATCGACATGGTGGGTGGAGTGAATGTGAATAACCCGTTTGCATTTGACTATGAGGGTTACCGGTTCGAGCAAGGGAATATTCATCTGGATGGTGAAGCTGCTTTGGGATTTTCGCGGATGCGTTATGATGATCCGAAGGGAGATCTCGGGCGGAATGACCGTCAGCGGGAGATCATCAAACAAGTGCTGAAGAATACGGTCCAGGTATCCAACGTGTTGCAACTGGAGACGTTGCTGGACGAAGTCAGTGCTCACGTCAGAACCGACGTTACCTTTGATGAGATGAAGCAGATGTTCTCCAATTATCGTTCGGTACTGGATCATATTGAATCCGTTGAGATTAAAGGCACGGGCAAGAAAATAGACGGAGTGTATTACTATATCGTGGAACAGTCGGAACGAGACAGGATACATCAGATGATTGAAGAACATTCAAAATGA
- a CDS encoding AI-2E family transporter, with product MINNKFYRICTAIILLLLIVYLGEKVNFIFSPLTSLIHIIIIPLLIAGFFYYLLRPLVDYMERHKIKRALSVLIIYVVIALILAGFSVLVWPSLREQLMNFVENAPALVTSLSDQLNALEKSNVVSRYLPDDSNLFSRLSDVLSQGITQVTNYVSGLFSVVSNLVIILATFPIMLYYMLKEGSKFGTNLTLLLPRHYRKDGEETVHEIDEALSNYIVGRVIVNVALGILMYIGFLILGLPYALLLTVVSIILNFIPYVGALLAAIPVVIVAFIESPSMAIWSLVIIVIAQQIQDNLISPYVYGKQLDIHPLTTVILLLVGADLGNILGMIIVIPLYMILKIIVRKIHYRIVEDKTET from the coding sequence TTGATAAATAACAAGTTCTACCGCATATGCACAGCGATTATTCTGCTGCTGCTCATCGTGTATCTGGGGGAAAAAGTGAACTTTATTTTCAGCCCCCTGACCTCACTGATTCACATCATCATCATTCCGCTGCTGATTGCCGGTTTCTTCTATTATCTGCTGCGTCCGCTCGTCGATTATATGGAAAGGCATAAGATCAAACGTGCATTGTCAGTTCTGATTATTTATGTCGTAATTGCATTAATACTTGCAGGTTTTAGTGTGCTTGTATGGCCTTCCCTGCGTGAACAATTGATGAATTTCGTGGAGAATGCTCCAGCGTTGGTTACTTCACTCAGCGATCAGTTGAATGCACTTGAAAAGAGCAATGTTGTATCCAGATACCTGCCTGATGATTCCAATCTATTCTCACGATTATCCGATGTTCTGAGCCAAGGGATCACTCAGGTAACCAATTATGTCTCCGGGTTATTCTCCGTGGTATCCAATCTGGTTATTATTTTGGCAACGTTCCCGATCATGTTGTATTACATGCTCAAGGAAGGCAGCAAGTTTGGAACGAATCTGACCTTATTGTTGCCAAGACATTATCGGAAGGATGGGGAAGAAACCGTCCATGAGATCGATGAAGCACTAAGTAACTATATTGTTGGCCGGGTTATTGTTAATGTAGCCTTGGGGATTCTGATGTACATCGGTTTTCTCATCTTAGGTTTGCCTTACGCTTTGCTACTGACTGTTGTATCCATTATTCTGAACTTCATCCCTTATGTGGGTGCTTTGCTGGCAGCTATTCCGGTTGTCATTGTTGCGTTTATCGAATCACCTTCGATGGCGATCTGGTCACTGGTCATCATTGTAATCGCACAGCAAATTCAGGATAACCTGATCTCACCTTACGTCTATGGCAAACAGCTCGATATTCATCCACTGACTACCGTTATCCTTTTGCTCGTGGGTGCTGACCTGGGAAATATCTTGGGTATGATCATCGTGATTCCCCTATATATGATTCTGAAAATTATAGTTCGCAAAATCCATTATCGGATTGTTGAAGATAAGACTGAAACTTAA